A genomic window from Pecten maximus chromosome 6, xPecMax1.1, whole genome shotgun sequence includes:
- the LOC117329942 gene encoding LOW QUALITY PROTEIN: uncharacterized protein LOC117329942 (The sequence of the model RefSeq protein was modified relative to this genomic sequence to represent the inferred CDS: deleted 1 base in 1 codon) has product MAWWGLACLFGVTCLMEGVMASVNTSECPIILDIPNGTVQPVPVLDKNESALLILLGFGGFSIILALIHNAIRKHIFHDEHNLDTTFDAGGDITLSLTAVTVASQMFWPADILQSATLATKLGISGAFWYGVGVIINIFIFPVFSVHFKTRAPGAKTYLQIIHARFGKQAHIVFCCFALVTNLVIMTAVLLAGKTTIQSLTEHVSEEYTLLVMATLFGSYSLIGGIGTTFYVSYFNACLAFVVLTVFFTEVLYTNTSGFPNLGDISKMYNIVSCVEGPSGTNFMTFRSESGIVYGIVGFFVASSVVYCDQAAWQSRIAAKPMQGVWGFILAGLMWIAIPSTLGNTTGMAYLTFSAENKTHLLSPSQIDEGLVSPLVAEKVLGPAGGIMILCMVFMAVMSTGSGEVMAISSIIVYDFYQTYVRPFRENLQSAHCVLCGKTSMSVRERNPKDTDLCQCPTVTDCQQCSDDILSAKSSSSSGRSAHKCPVHGAYRRYQDYLIDFKSWCIVWVAICIIPFGLIIFSSGIDLNWTFFVGSIVTIPAFPAVVLAIMWVKQTPEGTIAGGIAGLLAGISATLITASTYDGGLSNFVINTSQEYSILAGSCSSFGFSLITCVIVSKCTHKIKTKADADAEWQKMYDIDNPLSPWEQNYREELKQHVYDKKPSFDQMAATFRRAKIIAYVSGGGSIILFTFIIPAIMASFPVLNETEFKVWIGLTQAWTVFMGIVAIVAPPVEEILKIRKQRRANEVRDASKLMVCD; this is encoded by the exons ATGGCTTGGTGGGGTCTGGCCTGTCTATTTGGAGTAACATGTCTGATGGAAGGAGTGATGGCGTCGGTCAACACTTCAGAGTGCCCCATCATTCTGGACATTCCAAATGGAACCGTACA ACCTGTACCGGTTCTGGACAAAAACGAGTCGGCCTTACTGATCCTCCTAGGATTTGGCGGGTTCTCCATCATCCTCGCTCTGATACACAACGCCATCAGGAAACATATCTTCCATGATGAGCACAACCTGGACACGACGTTTGACGCCGGAGGTGACATCACTCTCAGTCTGACGGCTGTGACTGTAGCGTCACAGATGTTCTGGCCTGCCGACATTCTTCAGAGTGCGACGCTAGCGACTAAG CTTGGCATTTCCGGGGCATTTTGGTATGGAGTC GGAGTCATCATCAACATCTTCATATTCCCAGTATTTTCGGTCCATTTCAAGACACGAGCACCCGGAGCTAAAACCtacttacag ATCATTCACGCCAGATTCGGAAAGCAGGCACACATAGTGTTTTGCTGCTTTGCACTTGTTACGAATTTGGTTATAATGACGGCCGTATTGCTAGCTGGAAAAACCACCATCCAATCCCTGACCGAACATGTTTCGGAGGAGTACACCCTTCTCGTCATGGCAACCTTATTTGGATCCTACTCTCTGATTGGTGGAATCGGAACAACGTTTTACGTGTCCTATTTCAATGCTTGTCTCGCCTTTGTGGTCCTAACTGTTTTCTTTACAGAAGTTCTTTACACAAATACCAGCGGATTCCCCAATTTGGGTGATATCtctaaaatgtacaatattgtcTCGTGTGTCGAGGGACCAAGTGGCACCAATTTCATGACCTTCCGATCTGAGAGTGGCATAGTGTACGGAATTGTCGGATTTTTTGTTGCGTCCTCTGTGGTTTATTGTGACCAAGCAGCCTGGCAGAGTAGAATCGCCGCCAAACCAATGCAGGGTGTGTGGGGCTTTATCTTGGCCGGTCTCATGTGGATAGCCATTCCCTCTACCCTAGGCAACACGACAGGGATGGCATACCTAACTTTCAGTgctgaaaataaaacacatcTCCTCTCTCCAAGTCAAATCGACGAAG GACTGGTGTCCCCATTAGTGGCTGAGAAAGTTCTAGGACCAGCCGGAGGAATAATGATCCTTTGTATGGTATTCATGGCCGTGATGTCGACCGGGTCTGGGGAGGTGATGGCCATCTCATCTATCATTGTTTATGACTTTTACCAGACCTACGTCCGACCATTCCG GGAAAACTTACAATCGGCACATTGTGTGCTCTGTGGTAAGACGTCAATGTCAGTCCGCGAACGTAATCCTAAAGATACTGATCTTTGTCAATGCCCCACCGTCACTGATTGTCAGCAATGCTCTGATGATATTCTGTCCGccaaatcatcatcatccagTGGCAGATCTGCACACAAGTGTCCAGTCCACGGGGCGTATAGGAGATACCAAGACTACCTCATCGACTTCAAGAGCTGGTGCATTGTGTGGGTGGCGATCTGTATCATACCTTTCGGACTTATCATATTTTCTAGCGGTATAGACCTCAACTGGACATTCTTTGTCGGCTCCATCGTCACTATCCCCGCCTTTCCTGCTGTCGTCTTGGCCATCATGTGGGTCAAGCAAACACCGGAAGGAACGATTGCAG GTGGTATAGCAGGTTTGTTGGCCGGTATATCAGCTACACTGATAACAGCATCCACGTACGACGGAGGTCTCAGCAACTTCGTCATCAACACGTCACAAGAGTACTCTATTCTGGCGGGTAGTTGTTCCAGTTTCGGCTTCAGCCTGATTACATGTGTGATAGTGTCCAAATGTACTCACAAAATCAAAACGAAGGCCGATGCTGATGCAGAGTGGCAGAAAATGTATGATATCGATAATCCACTTAGTCCATGGGAACAGAATTATCGGGAGGAACTAAAACAGCACGTGTACGACAAGAAACCATCATTTGATCAAATGGCCGCCACCTTCCGGCGGGCCAAAATAATTGCTTACGTCAGTGGAGGCGGCAGCATTATCCTGTTCACTTTTATCATACCCGCCATCATGGCGAGTTTCCCCGTACTTAACGAGACTGAGTTCAAGGTCTGGATCGGGTTGACGCAGGCATGGACAGTCTTTATGGGGATCGTCGCGATAGTGGCGCCACCTGTCGAGGAAATCTTAAAGATCCGAAAACAACGTCGAGCAAATGAAGTACGTGATGCAAGCAAGCTCATGGTGTGTGATTAA